The window CGGTGAAAAGGAGTGTAGGGTTTATTCCAGGGACAAACTTTTATGCACGTCCCACAGCCTGAGCCTTTCTGGTTCCCCACCCGCATCTTAGTGCACTTCTCAACATCCGTAGGCCATTTCTCATACCCATTGTACATCTCCTTGCCGCCATCGGAGAGCGCACCTCCGGAACATTCCCGGGCACACTTCTTACATTTCGAGCAGAAATCCTGCAATCCGAAATCGATGGGTTTGTCAGGTGCAAGGGGAAGATCGGTGGTCACCACCGCTCCCTTGAACCGGGGTCCGAGGAACGGATGTACGATGCAATCCCCGATCCGGGACATTTCCCCCAACCCGGCCCACAGGAGAATCGGAGGCAGCACGACCTGATAGTTTGCTGCGTAATGAGCTCTCGCCGGGTAGCCGAGCCGCCGAATGTACTCAGCGAGGATTATGGCGATGAACCCTGAGTTGGAATAGGCGAGCATGCTCATAGCATTGCTTATCCAGTCATGCCCTGTAAAAGCCTCGGCAGTCCTCCAGTCCTGATCGATGAGAATCCCGATGGCGTATTTATGGTTCAGCTCGACCGGAATCCCATTTGAGTCCGGGTTCTTGGGATCGAAATTATGGGAGTAGACAGCATAAGGAGGGAGCTCGCAGACCCCGACGGCATCGGCCCTGAGAAAGTACGCGGCCTCCTTGATATGCCGGGTGAGGAGAACCGGATCATCGGGAATCGGGGCCTTGTGGGCTGCGACCATCCCGTCCACGAGGGGCACCATCTTCCCCATCATCCAGTTCTCGGCGCCCGACATAGGGTGTTTCGGCACAAAACGGCCTACTTCCCTCTGAAGGGTGGAGCCATACAGTCCTCTGCGAGCCTTCATGAAGCCCGCATCCGATTGACTTACCCTCTGAACCTTTTCATCCTGAATCGTTGTCGTGGGTCGATCGACCCGTGTAAGTTTTTGCACGGGAAAAGGGTCGAGACTACGTTTGTGATATCCGCTCATACGCAACCTCCTCGTTGAATTCGCCCTGTGAAGGCACCTTGGTTTTGATAACTCTCGCG of the Syntrophorhabdaceae bacterium genome contains:
- a CDS encoding reductive dehalogenase, with the translated sequence MSGYHKRSLDPFPVQKLTRVDRPTTTIQDEKVQRVSQSDAGFMKARRGLYGSTLQREVGRFVPKHPMSGAENWMMGKMVPLVDGMVAAHKAPIPDDPVLLTRHIKEAAYFLRADAVGVCELPPYAVYSHNFDPKNPDSNGIPVELNHKYAIGILIDQDWRTAEAFTGHDWISNAMSMLAYSNSGFIAIILAEYIRRLGYPARAHYAANYQVVLPPILLWAGLGEMSRIGDCIVHPFLGPRFKGAVVTTDLPLAPDKPIDFGLQDFCSKCKKCARECSGGALSDGGKEMYNGYEKWPTDVEKCTKMRVGNQKGSGCGTCIKVCPWNKPYTPFHRAVGWAMRKSSLARSLAIRGDDLMGYGKPDYSKKWWFDLEDVHGDGILTMPEVRERRT